Part of the Gigantopelta aegis isolate Gae_Host chromosome 15, Gae_host_genome, whole genome shotgun sequence genome is shown below.
TTCCACCTTCACCTCCACCCAATTcgccacctccacctccacttACACCCATGCTGCCAgttccacctccacctccacccatgtcgccacctccacctccacctacACCCATGCTGCCAgttccacctccacctccacccatgtcgccacctccacctccacccatGCTGCCAGTTCCACCTCCACCCACCTCCACTTCCACCCATGCTGCCAgttccacctccacctccacttACACCCATGCTGCCAGTTCCACCTCCACCCATGTcgccacctccacctccacccatACTACCAGTTCCAggtccacctccacctccacctccactcATGCCGCTACCTCCACTTCCTCCCCTGCcgccacctccacctccactcATGCCGCTACCTCCACTTCCTCCCCTGCcgccacctccacctccactcATGGGTGGTCCT
Proteins encoded:
- the LOC121389817 gene encoding proline-rich receptor-like protein kinase PERK2 — its product is MPPAPGPPPPMLPVPPSPPPMSPPPPPPMLPVPPPPMSPPPPPPPPMLPVPPSPPPNSPPPPPLTPMLPVPPPPPPMSPPPPPPTPMLPVPPPPPPMSPPPPPPMLPVPPPPTSTSTHAASSTSTSTYTHAASSTSTHVATSTSTHTTSSRSTSTSTSTHAATSTSSPAATSTSTHAATSTSSPAATSTSTHGWYVQDAGCGMRGLFDVPLSNLGSDTPSPDLASDIASEQLRGGKGYVQVELLEVVQDIYRTTAVP